Proteins encoded in a region of the Eulemur rufifrons isolate Redbay chromosome 15, OSU_ERuf_1, whole genome shotgun sequence genome:
- the ABRACL gene encoding costars family protein ABRACL, translating into MNVDHEVNLLVEEIHRLGSKNADGKLSVKFGVLFRDDKCANLFEALVGTLKAAKRRKIVTYPGELLLQGVHDDVDIILLQD; encoded by the exons ATGAATGTGGATCATGAGGTTAACCTCTTAGTGGAGGAAATTCATCGTTTGGGTTCAAAAA ATGCTGATGGAAAGTTAAGTGTGAAATTTGGGGTCCTCTTCCGAGATGACAAATGTGCCAACCTCTTTGAAGCATTGGTGGGAACTCTCAAAGCTGCAAAACGAAGGAAGATTGTTACGTACCCAGGAGAGCTACTTTTGCAAGGTGTTCATGATGATGTTGACATTATATTGCTGCAAGATTAA